In a genomic window of Penaeus monodon isolate SGIC_2016 chromosome 27, NSTDA_Pmon_1, whole genome shotgun sequence:
- the LOC119590650 gene encoding WD repeat-containing protein 35-like, producing MFIYLSKKIAIPNNTRLRCVGWNKDQGYIACGGDDGLLKVLKLEAGKDTKVKGLAAPSNLSMNQTLDGHTGTIQVVTWNESHQKLTSSDQSGLIIVWMLYKGSWYEEMINNRNKSVVRGMAWNSEGQKICIVYEDGAVIVGSVDGNRIWGKELKGQHLMGVEWSPDSRLLLFSLHNGEVHVYDNTGGFSRLNIQCLGSMGLGAMVVGLIWYNGRNGYVEPDCPTLAICYDNGRMQIMRNESDDMPVLIDTGMSVCACQWNHNGYVIAVAGTLHLSGMGEKDCNVVQFYTPFGEHLRTLKVPGKEITACSWEGGSLRIALAVDSFIYFANIRPDYRWCYFANTVVYTYTKPERTETCVTFWDTRNNEHFIKHIKYLMGMASSGEHCVLAVRTDDGSGQFGLIICNAIGTPVDSKYIDIEPHYLSMTSSYVFAASKENFYIWHFKTPKAHSSIEVPGSVKVDRQERLYHIDDTPTGVNDVFREGDKLFEATSDPVCCLTASERILVIGRESGALQRYALPHVALTARYTLPCRPHRLALNCNSTRLAIVDITGLLTFLDLDTRTSDNNGKEIMGSILKFERKDVWDMCWAQDNPELFAMMEKTRMYVFRNMDPEEPIASSGYLCSFQDLEIRAVLLDEVMREPESPTTDHLLTLEVKSLRDTRDLLEKVSIKDAAAFIDENPHPRLWRLLAEAALEKQDLKNAEAAFVRCKDYPGIQLVKRISNIQNEALRKAEVSAYFKDFDEAERLYLEVDRR from the exons atgtttatatatttaagcaAAAAg ATTGCCATCCCAAACAATACACGGCTAAGATGTGTAGGATGGAACAAAGACCAAGGATATATTGCCTGTGGTGGAGATGACGGCTTACTGAAAGTGCTCAAGTTAGAAGCAG GTAAAGATACAAAGGTCAAAGGGTTGGCAGCTCCCTCCAATCTGTCTATGAATCAGACTCTCGATGGCCACACAGGGACAATACAGGTTGTGACATGGAACGAGAGCCACCAGAAACTGACTTCCTCTGACCAGAGTGGACTTATCATAGTCTGGATGCTCTATAAG GGCTCCTGGTATGAGGAGATGATCAACAACCGTAATAAGTCTGTTGTGAGAGGAATGGCCTGGAACAGCGAAGGACAGAAGATTTGTATTGTGTATGAGGATG GTGCAGTGATTGTTGGCAGCGTCGATGGCAATCGCATTTGGGGAAAGGAACTCAAAGGCCAGCACTTAATGGGAGTTGAATGGTCTCCTGACTCacgtcttctcctcttttcccttcacaATGGGGAGGTCCATGTGTATGACAATACTGGAGGCTTT AGCCGATTGAACATACAGTGCCTGGGTAGCATGGGCCTCGGAGCAATGGTAGTCGGCCTAATTTGGTATAATGGGCGAAACGGCTATGTAGAACCTGACTGTCCCACCCTAGCCATATGTTATGACAATGGCAGAATGCAGATCATGAGGAATGAGAGTGATGACA TGCCTGTTTTGATTGACACTGgaatgagtgtgtgtgcctgCCAGTGGAATCACAATGGCTATGTGATAGCAGTAGCAGGCACCCTTCATCTGTCAGGCATGGGAGAGAAAGACTGTAATGTTGTGCAGTTTTATACTCCATTTGGTGAG CACTTGAGGACCCTAAAGGTGCCAGGAAAGGAGATAACAGCTTGCTCATGGGAAGGAGGATCACTTCGTATAGCTTTAGCAGTTGATTCCTTTATCTACTTTGCTAACATTCGTCCTGATTACCGCTGGTGCTACTTTGCCAATactgtggtgtatacatacactaAGCCTGAACGTACTGAAACTTGCGTGACCTTCTGGGACACCAGGAATAATGAG CATTTCATTAAGCACATCAAGTACCTCATGGGAATGGCATCAAGTGGAGAGCACTGTGTCTTGGCTGTGCGCACTGATGATGGGTCTGGACAGTTTGGGCTTATCATCTGCAATGCTATTGGTACTCCAGTTGATA GTAAATACATTGACATTGAGCCTCATTACCTATCCATGACCAGCAGTTATGTCTTTGCTGCATCCAAGGAGAACTTCTATATTTGGCACTTCAAGACTCCCAAAGCTCATTCATCAATTGAGGTTCCTG GTTCAGTGAAAGTAGACCGTCAAGAACGTCTGTACCACATTGATGACACTCCCACTGGTGTCAATGATGTCTTTAGGGAAGGAGACAAACTTTTTGAG GCAACAAGCGACCCAGTCTGTTGTCTGACAGCAAGTGAACGAATATTGGTGATTGGTAGAGAGTCAGGAGCCTTGCAAAGATATGCTCTGCCTCATGTTGCCCTGACTGCACGTTACACCCTGCCATGTCGTCCACATCGTCTGGCACTAAATTGTAATTCTAC GCGCTTGGCTATTGTTGATATCACAGGATTGCTTACCTTCCTGGATCTTGATACACGCACATCAGACAATAATGGGAAAGAG ATAATGGGATCCATTCTGAAGTTTGAGCGCAAGGATGTTTGGGATATGTGTTGGGCCCAAGACAACCCTGAACTTTTTGCGATGATGGAAAAGACGAGGATGTATGTCTTTCGCAACATGGATCCTGAGGAACCCATTGCCAGCTCAGGTTATCTGTGCAGTTTCCAG GACCTAGAAATACGAGCAGTACTCTTGGATGAGGTGATGCGAGAACCTGAATCACCCACAACTGACCACTTGCTCACATTAGAGGTGAAAAGTCTGCGTGACACGCGAGACCTTTTAGAGAAAGTGTCAATCAAAGATGCAGCAGCGTTCATTGATGAGAACCCACACCCAAGACTCTG GCGTCTCCTTGCTGAAGCAGCTCTTGAAAAGCAGGACCTTAAAAATGCTGAAGCTGCATTTGTACGTTGCAAAGATTATCCAGGAATCCAGTTAGTTAAGCGGATATCAAACATCCAAAACGAAGCTTTGAGGAAAGCTGAAGTTTCTGCCTATTTCAAAGACTTTGATGAAGCAGAAAGGCTGTATCTGGAAGTTGATCGCAGGTGA